In Thalassococcus sp. S3, the sequence CGACCTGGTCCTGGGGATCGGCTACGATCCGATAGAGATGCGCACCGGATGGCGCGAGATCTGGGACGCGGGGCGGCAGCGCGTGATCGATATCACCGGCGCGCCCAACGACCATTATATGCACCAGGCGGGGCTCAGCTTTGTCGGCGATACGGGTGCGACGCTCGAAGCTTTGGCTCAGGGCCTGTGCGGTCGGGCGACCTGGACGGACGGTCAAGTGTCGCGCGTCAAAGACGCTTTGACAGAGGCTTTCCCCGAGAGCGACGAGTGGGGACCGGCGGCGGTCATTGCCGAGGCCCGCGCGGTCCTTCCCGAAAACACCCTGGCCACAGCCGACAGCGGCGCGCACCGGATCCTTCTGTCGCAGATGTGGCGCTGTCATGAGCCAAAAGGGCTGGTGCAATCCTCGGGCCTGTGCACGATGGGCTGCGCGGTGCCGCTTGCCATTGGCCTGAAGCTCGCCAGCCCGGAGCGGCCCGTGGTCAGCTTTTCGGGCGATGCGGGCCTTCTGATGGTGGCCGGAGAATTGTCGACGGCGGCGGAGTTGGGCGGCAACCCGATTTTCATTGTCTTTGTCGATGCGAGCCTCGCGCTCATCGAATTGAAGCAGCGCCAGAGGCAGATGACAAATCGCGGCGTGGATTTCGGACGGCATGACTTTGCCGCGATGGGCCGCGCCTTTGGCGGTCATGGCGTGAGCGTGCGCAGCCGGGCGGCACTGCGCGCGGCGCTGGAGGATGCGCTGACCGCAGACCGGTTCACGCTGATCGCTGCGGAAATTGACCGGGAGGGGTATGATGGCCGCATCTGACGGGCCGCTTACAGGCGTCAAGGTTCTGGATCTCAGCCGGATCCTGGCTGGCCCCACTTGTACCCAGCTTTTGGGCGATCTGGGCGCATCGGTCATCAAGATCGAAAACCCGGCCTCCAAAGGAGACGACACCCGCGCCTGGGGGCCGCCTTTTGTCGAGAACGGTGAGGGCCAGCCCACTGATCTCAGCGCCTATTTCATGTCGGCCAACCGCAACAAGCGCTCTGTCGCGATAGACATCGCCACCCCGGACGGACAGGCGGTGATCCGGCGCCTGGCGGGCGAGGCCGATATCCTGATCGAGAACTTCAAACCCGGAGGCCTTGCGAAATACGGGCTCGATTATCATAGCCTTGGCCGGGACCTTCCGGGGCTGGTCTATTGTTCGATTTCCGGGTTTGGTCAAACCGGGCCGAACAGCACCAAACCAGGCTATGACCTGATGGCGCAGGGGTACGGCGGGATCATGTCGCTGACCGGGGACCCCGATGGCGTGCCCACGAAAGTGGGGGTCGGCATCGCCGATGTGATGTGTGGCATGTATGCGACCGTCGGGATCCTTGCCGCATTGCGCCACAGGGACAGAACCGGGGAAGGCCAGCATCTGGAGCTTGCGCTTGTTGATGCGCAGATCGCCTGGCTGATCAATGAAGGCGTCAACTACCTGACCAGCGGCGACGTTCCAAAGCGTTGGGGCAATGCACATCCGAATATCGTCCCATACGACGTTTTTGCCACCTCCGACGGTCATGTCATTATTGCCGTTGGAAACGACAGTCAGTTCACCCGATTTGTGGACTTTCTGGATCACCCGGATCTGGCGGACGATCCCCGGTTTTCGACCAATCCGGCACGACTGATCCATCGGGAGGATCTTTTGCCGCGATTGCGCATGGCATTGGCAAGTCGCAGCACCGATGACGTGATCGCCGGGCTAGAAGCGCGAAAAGTTCCGGTCGGGCCGGTCCAGACGTTGGACCAGGTTTTCGCATCGGATCAGGTTGCCGCGCGAGACATGAAGATCGTGATGCAAGCCGCTGAGGCCGAAGTGGAATTGATCGGCAATCCGCTCAAATTCTCCAAAACGCCGGTGACGTATCGTCATGCGCCGCCCGCTTTCGGGGCCGATACTGAAACGGTTTTGAAAAGTAAGACGCCTTTTGCCGAATAAAGCGGCGTCAATTGTTTCAATTGGTCACGTATTCCCGAAAATTCGGCGGATTCAATGACATTTTTTCACCGTCGTCACACGGGCTGTCACTAAGCTGTGACGGGCGCGGTCAACGTTTTCATTCGCATATCCACGTTGGTATCCGTCAAGCAACACAATTGCCCGTCTATCAGAATCGGAGCCCACGATGCGCAATGACAGTTTCGGCACGCCCACGAGCCTTGCAGATGCCGACGCTATAGAGGCATGGGATAAAGCCGTACTGGCGTTTCTTGCACATGGGGCCGAAACGCCCAAACATCTGGTCCGTACCCTTGAACTTGCGCCGCGCTTTGCGTTGGCCCATGCGGTCAAGGGGCTGTTCTACCTGCTTCTGGGACGGCGTGAGTTGATCGAGACCGCCCGCGAAGCCCTGAAATCCGCGGATCAGGCGCTGCAGGAGGGCGGGGCAACACCTCGCGAGCGTCATTTCGTGGATGCGCTGCGGATGTGGCTGGATGGAAAGCCAACCGCCTCGATTGCGTCCCTGGAACAGGTGCTTCGCGAGCATCCCGCCGATCCGCTTGCGATGAAGCTCAGCCATGCCATTCGCTTTGTTCTTGGGGATGCCGCGGGCATGCGCGCGTCGATCGAACGGGCGCTGCCCGCCTATGAGCCGGACCACAAGGCACGGGGCTATCTGCTTGGATGTCACGCTTTTGCGCTTGAGGAGACCGGTGAATACGCCAAGGCCGAGATTGCGGGGCGTCAGTCGCTTTGGCTTGCGCCGGACGATGCCTGGGGGCTGCATGCAGTGGCGCATGTCTACGATATGACCGCCGATGCGCGGGGTGGCATTGACTGGCTGACAGGACGGGAGGCCGCCTGGGCGCATTGCAACAATTTCCGCTATCACGTCTGGTGGCACAAGGCCCTGATGCATCTCGACCTTGGGGAAGTCGATACCGTGCTCGCTCTTTACGATGCGGAAATCCGGGCCGACAAGACGGACGATTATCGTGATATCTCTAACGCAACGTCTTTGCTGTCGCGACTGGAGCTCGACGGTGTCGATGTCGGTACCCGCTGGGAGGAGCTGGCACAAATCAGCGCCGAGCGGACCGAGGATGGCTGCCTGATTTTCGCGGATCTGCATTATCTGCTGGCTTTGATCGGGGGACAACGTGAGGACGCGATCGCCCGCCTTCTTGGGCGCATGCAGTGCGATGCCGCGGCTAGCGGCACGGAAAGCCAGATCCGCATGGGCGATCCCGGACTTGCCTCGGCGCGGGGGCTGCAAGCCTTTGGCGAGGCGGATTTTCACACTGCATTCGACCATCTTGCGCAAGCCCGCCGCACCCTGCAGAACGCCGGTGGCAGCCATGCACAGCGGGACGTGTTCGAAAGGCTGACCATCGATGCCGGTATTCGCGCGGGCCGGCTTGACCAGGCCGAAGCGATCCTCGATGACCGCCAGGCGCGTCGCGCGGGACGCGAAGATGGCTATACGTCAGCACGCCGGGATCTGATCGCCGCAGGTCGCGGGGCCGCGCATCAAAGCATTCCGGCGCAATAATCAAAAGGCCAGAACTGGGACAAACGATGGCGACAATCACGCCAAGCACCGACTTCTCTGCACACCCTGCAAAAAGCGGAATCTCCGCCAAATCCACCACACGCGATCCCCGGCTCGACTTTTACCGTGGGATCGCGATGTTCATCATTCTGGTAGCGCATATTCCCGGCAACTGGTGGGTGGCCTGGATCCCCGCTCGCTTTGGATTTTCGGATGCCACCGAAATCTTCGTCTTCTGTTCGGGCATGGCCTCGGCCATCGCGTTTGGCCGGAGCTACGACAAAAGCGGCTGGTGGTTCGGCACGGCGCGCGTGGTGTTCCGGGTCTGGCAGGTCTATTGGGCGCATATCGCGCTTTTCTTCTTCATCGCCATGATGATCGCTGCCGTAGACGCCTATGGAGGGTACGAGAAATCCTATGCCAACGGCCTGAACCTTGGGCATTTCTTCAACGATCCGATGCCGCAGATCGTGGGTCTCTTCACCCTGACTTACGTTCCGAACTATTTCGACATCCTGCCGATGTATCTTGGAATACTGGCCCTTATGCCGATCCTGATGCTTCTGGCGGGGGTGAGCTTCTGGCTGACCGCCGGGTTTAGCGTCGCGCTTTGGCTTGTGGCCAATCTGGGGCTGCTTCCGCTCTCGGCGGAACCGTGGTCGGATCGGGAGTGGTTCTTCAATCCGTTCGGGTGGCAGCTTCTCTTTTTCACCGGATTCGCTTTCATGCGCGGCTGGTTGCCCGCACCGCCTATTTCCAAGGCACTTGTCTGGTTCTGCGTCGCTTTCCTCGTGATTTCGGCGCCATTTGGCTCGTGGAAGGTTCTGATGTGGCTAAACGCCGCCAGCCCGGAGCTTGCCAGCTTGATCCGTGGAACTTGGTCCTCACTTGGTGAATTCCGAGACAAAACGGAGTTCGGAGCCCTGAGATATCTTCACTTCCTCGCGCTAGCCTATCTTGGCTATGCCGCCGCCGGTGACGGCGGCCACCGCCTGATCGCAACCGGAACAGGTGCGGGTGCCGCTATTTGGCGTCAGGTCTTGCGCGTGATCACCAAAGTCGGGCAGCAATCCCTTGCTGTGTTTGTTTTCTCGATGGCGCTGGCCCGCGTCATCGGCTTTGCGCTGGATCACACGTCGCGTGATGCCTGGATCGTTTCCATGGCAAATCTTGTGGGCTTCGGGTTGATCATTGCGGTTGCTTATCTCGCCGGCTGGTTCAAGTCCGCGCCGTGGAAGGGCAGGGCAAAATGACCAGGCTGTCCAGACGCGCGCTTTTGCTGGCCGGAACATCGCTGGTTTTGCTGCCGAGTGTTGGCCCGCTTGCCGCCGAGGTCTTCAGTCACGACACCGTGATCGAAAAGGCTCGTGTCCTGTCGCAGGAGACCTATGCGCAGCGCCCCGCCGTGCCGCAGGACTGGCAGGATCTGAGCTATGACATGTATCGACAGATCTGGTTTCGTTCGGCTGACGCGCTCTGGAGCGGGACGGACAAGCCCTTTAACGTCGACTTCTTTCATCCGGGTCTCTACTTCCCGCGCCCCGTTCGCATCAACACGGTCGATAACGGCGCTGCAAACCCGTTCGCGTTCAACTATGGGCTGTTCGACCACACCGACAACGTGCCCGACCTGACGCAGGACGAAACCCTGGGCTATTCCGGCTTTCGCCTTCGCAGCGAACTGACGCAACCGGGCATCAAGCAGGAATTCTGCGTCTTTCAGGGGGCCAGCTATTTTCGGGCGATCGGTATCGGACAGATCTATGGCCTGTCCGCGCGGGGGCTGGCCTTGAAGACAGCCGACCCGGAGGGAGAGGAGTTTCCCGACTTCGTCGAATTCTGGCTTGAAACGCCGGAACCTCGCGCGCGCGAGATCGTCGTGCATGCACTGCTCGACAGTCCGAGTGTGACAGGGGCTTACAGATTTACCATTTCGCCAGGCGAAAACTGCGTTATGGAGGTCAAAGCGACCCTCTTTCCGCGCATTTCGCTTCATCACGTCGGCATTGGGGCGCTCACCTCGATGTTCATGTTTGACGAAACCAACCGTGCGCGGTTTGAAGACTTCCGAACCGCTGTTCACGACACGGATGGGCTTATGGTGTTGAATGGAGCAGGGGAGACGTTGTGGCGTCCGCTGGCGAACCCGCGCAAGCTGCAGATCTCGTCTTTCCTTGATAGCAATCCACGCGGCTTCGGGTTGATGCAACGCGCCCGGAAGCTGTCCGACTTCGGAGATCTTGAGGCGCTTTATCACCTGCGTCCGGGACTTTGGGTCGAACCTCGGGGCGACTGGGGCAAGGGCGCGGTGACCCTGGTCGAAATTCCGACCAAGAAAGAGGTCTACGATAACATTGTGGCCTATTGGCGCCCGTCAGAGCCTTATGAGGCCGGAGAGCAGATTGACCTGGATTACCGTCTGACCTGGGGCGGTGAGGTGCCGGTGCCAACCGGGCATGCCGAGGTGCTGAACACCCGGCTGGGGCGTGCGGAAAGCGGCGATTACATCGTGACGGTGGATTTCGCCCCACACCCCGCCTTCGACGAAGGGCCTGAAAATCTGGATCTTCAGCTGAACGCGTACCGCGCCGAGGTGAAGGGCGGGATCTTGCAACGCAATCCCGAAACCGGAGGGCTTCGCCTCGGGTTCCGGTTTGATCCGGGACAATCGGAAGAGGTCGAAATGCGCGCGCAGTTGCGAAAGAACGGACAGAGGGCCAGCGAAGTCTGGTTATACAGATGGACGGCATGATCCGAGACACCCAGCCTCTTACCCCGCCAGAGCAACCGCTTGAGATGCCTGAGCAGGATCTCAGCCAGGCGTTCAGCGACCGCAAGGCGCCTGGTGTAAGGGCAAATCTGCAGACACGGCTCTGGCGCGTGCTGGCGTTTGTTCCGGCATTCCTGGCGACCGTGGCGCTGATTGGGGTTATGTGGAACTGGTTCGGCGAGGATGGGATCGGCGCGCTTGAAGCGCTGCTGATCGGCCTAATCTCATTCAACTTCTTCTGGATCAGCCTCACGCTTAGCACGGTCGCATCGGGCTTTGCAGCTCTTATGCGGCGTCGACCGCAGCCATCAAGGCAGACCAAGCCCGATCCGCTGAACGTGGCCTTGCTGATGCCCATCTATAACGAGGTGCCGTGGTATGTCCTCGGCAACGCATCGGCCATGCTGGAGGAGTTGCGGGATCGTGGCGGCGTGCACGACTACACCCTCTTTGTGCTGAGCGATACACGAGACGACGAGATTGCCGCGCAGGAAGAGGCCAGCGTACTGGCGCTCAGGGAAACCCTGTCCCCCGGCACGCGTCTTTACTACCGCCGCCGGGCGCAGAATACCGACCGCAAGGTCGGCAACATCGCCGATTGGACGCGCCGCTGGGGTGGCGGATATGACGCGATGCTGGTGCTGGATGCCGACAGTCTGATGACCGGCCGGGCCATCGCGCAACTGACCGATGCGCTGGCACGGGACCCCAGCGCGGGTCTGATCCAGAGTTTCCCGCATCTGATCGGGGCGCAATCCGTCTTTGCCCGCGCCCAGCAATTCGCTAACTCCATTTACGGAGAGGCCCTTGCCGAAGGTCTGGCCCGGTGGTCTGGGCAGGAAGGGAATTACTGGGGTCACAACGCGATCCTGAGGACCGCGGCCTTTGCCGCCTCTGCCGGGTTGCCGCGTCTGCGCACATGGTCGGGCCGCGAAGCGCTGATCATGAGCCACGACTTTGTCGAAGCCGGTCTGATGCGCCGCGCGGGCTGGACCGTGCGCTTTCTGCCTCGCATTCGCGGTTCTTACGAGGAAACGCCCGCGAACCTCATCGACCATATCCAGCGGGACCGGCGCTGGTGTCAGGGCAACCTGCAGCATTTGCGGATCCTCTGGACCCGCGGTTTTCACGCCATGTCGCGGTTTCACCTGTTTCACGGGGCGATGGGATATCTTCTGTCCCCGCTCTGGTTCTGCCTGCTGCTGATCTGGGCATTGATCGGCAATGGTCAGGACGAAAATGTGCTGACCTATTTCAGCGAAGCCAATCCGCTGATGCCAACCTGGCCCGAGTTTACCGAAGGGCGGCATGTTCTCGTGCTGCTGCTGATGTACGCAATGCTGCTGGCGCCGAAGCTTTTGGGTGTGGCTGCGGTGCCCCTGACCGGGCTTCGCTATCGCGATCTTGGCGGGGGAGGGCGGTTTTCCCTATCGTTTCTGACCGAAATCCTGCTCTCCGTGGCGTATGCTCCGATCCTGATGGTGCAACAGATGATCGCCGTGTTCCGGACGCTCTTTGGCATCCAGAAAGGCTGGGCCGTTCAACAGCGTGACGGCGGGCAATATGGCTGGTCCACATTGGCGAAATGCCATGCGCTGGAAACCGTCAGCGGTGTGGCGCTGATGGTGGGCATCCTGTCCGGTCTGGTGACGCTTTGGCTGCTTCCGATCGCGATCAGCCTGGCGCTGGCGATCCCTCTTTCGGCGCTGAGCGGGCTTAGCCTGGCCAGCCTGGGAACGCGTCATCTGGGAACCGCCGAGGTCTACCGCGAACCCGCTATCATCAAAGCCGCGCGCCACTATCGCGCGCAACTCAAGGCGGCCCTGGATGGAGATCGGGTGCACACGCCGGCCGAGTGAGGGCGGTCCGGATTGTGGTCAGTCCGCCGCTATCTCTGCCTCGAACCAATCGAGCACCATATCGGCCCACCCGTCGGGTACAGAATGCCCGCCGGGAAAGAGCGCAAATTGCAACGCGCTTTGCGGGTCACAATCGGTCCAGGACCGGCGCATGAAGATGCCGGTCTGGGCGAATGCGTCGGGGCGCATATCGGGGCAGTCATTGGCGATCCGCCAGATCTCCATCCCGGCAAAGATATCGCCCTGCAAAAACCGTCCTCCGCCCAGGGGCCGACCTTCAAGCGGGACGGTCATGTCCCGCCAGCCATGGGTCTGAAACAGCTTTACGGGGCCAGAGCACTCTTGCGGATGCGGGCGCCAGAAGCCACCGGCGACAGGCGCATAAGCTGCAAAGGCCTGGGGCGTATCGCATGCCAGGTAGGACACCATAAATCCCCCCGCCGAAAAGCCGCTGAGAAGAACCCGTTCCGGATCAAGATCAAAGCGCGGCGCCGCATCGGCGATCACGGTGTTCAGAAAACGCGGATCGTTGCGGCCCTCCCAACCGGGATAGAAATTCCAGACCCCCCGCAAACGACTTCCGGGACGGCTGCGGGCAGAGGGTGCGATAACAGCGTATCCGCGCGCGGTAAGCGACGTCACGAGATCGCCGTTGCGCATCACATTCGCCCCGTTGCTGCCGGCACCGTGCAGATGCATCACGACCGGATGGGGTCCGGGCGCGTCCGGCAGTTCGATGTGGTATTCACCGTCCGTCACCGGGCACGGTGCCGGATCGGGGCCACAGCCCGCATGGACCGACCCCGATGCGAGACACGCAATCGAAAGACCCAGAAAACCTGTCAGCCCCCTGATCATGGCCGGCGCGTCGGTAGTTCGGATTTCAACCAGCCTGGCCCAGCAAGCGAACCGAGCATGCCTTCGGGCACATCTATGATCCGGGTGAAGCCCGCATCGGTCAGCGCAGCGCTCAGTCGCGCGGACCGCACGCCACGTGCGCAGATCAATGCGATGGGGCGGGCCCTGTCGGCCCCGGTCAGGCTATCGAGGGCCGCGACAAAGTCAGATCGCCTCATATCCAGCGGATGGGCGCCTTCGGCAATGCCTGTCCGATCCCATTCGTCCGGTCGTCTGATGTCCACCAGCAAGACTTCGCCCCTTTGCGCCATGGAATAGACCTGATCGACGGTGACGACATCTATCGACGATGGACGAGACGGATAAAGATAGCTTGCGCCGGCATACCCCGCGCCGGAGATCAAAAGAGCCAAGCCGGCCAAGGCCTTACGGCGAGAAAGAAGAGTGCTCAAAATGACATCCGTACCAAGGTGATCCCTGTACCCGTACCGCCTGTCGCGGGATTTTCGAGTCACTTCTCGGTGAACCCGGCTTCGTGCTCGTTTGGGAAGGGGAAAAACTCAGGAACTTCATCGCGGTGTCGCGCGTATTTTTTTAGGCGGTCCCTCTGTCGCTTTGCTTTGATATAAGCTTAATGGACGAGGATATTGAGAGCGAGAATCTGTTTCGCATATGCGATTTTATCACCGAACACCCTCCCGTATCGCCATAGCTTTCGCTTGTGTGCTTCTCTCCTCGGTCAAATCGTTCGCTTTCGAGACGCGCCTTCAAGCGCCGGGTGTTCCGGAAGACATCGTATCGGCGCTTCAATCTGCCTCTCTCATTCAAAGTCTGCCGGAGGAGGAGCGCGGGGCGGGCCAGCAGGTTCTGGCGGCCGCGCGGGCCGATTATGCGCGATTGACAGCGGTGCTTTATGACGCAGGCTTTTTCGCGCCGGTCATTTCCATTCAGCTCGACGGGCGGGAGGCCGCAGCGATCCCGGTCGTACGCGCCCCGGACCGCGTCGCGCGTGTGGTCATCGCGGTCGAGCCGGGCGCCGCCTTTCGGTTTGGCCGGGCCGATATTGCTCCCCTGCCATCGGACGCCGAACGGGTCGAGGCGTTCGCTTCTGGCGAGACCGCCAAAACAAGCGTTATCCGCTCGGCTGTTGATCAGGCGGTCTCCGATTGGCGCGATGATGGCTATGCCAAAGCGGAGCCGGGCGAACAGCAGATCACTGCGCGCCACCCCGAGCAGCGTCTTGACGTCGCCATTCGGATCAACCCGGGTCCCCGTCTGAGGTTCGGCTCGCTCATCCTGTCGGGCAATTCGAATGTCCGTCCCGAGCGTATTCGCGAGATTACCGGATTGCCAGAAGGGCAAGTCTTCTCGCCCGAGGAGTTGGATCGCGCCCGCAACAGACTTCAACGCACGGGCACGTTTCGCATCGTGTCCCTGACCGAAGCCGAGCAGATAGATCCGCCTGACAGATTGCCCATTGAGCTGGAGGTGTCGGATCGTCTGCCGCGCACCTTCGGGTTCGGGGCCGAGATATCCTCGCTTCAGGGGCTGACGCTTTCGGGTTATTGGCTGCACCGAAATCTGCTTGGGGGCGCGGAACGTCTTCGCTTTGACGCCGAGGTCAGCGGCATCGGCGGGGATGACGGGGGCGTCGACTACCGTCTTGGCGCACGGTTCGACCGTCCGGCAGAGCGCGGGCCAGATACCGATTTCTACGCCGAGGCGGAATTGGAAAGCCTTGATGAGGTCAGCTTTTCCTCGGACAAGATCGGGTTCGAGCTGGGCTTCGTCAATCGCAAGACGCTCAAGCGGACTTATACTTACGGGCTGGGTCTGGAACATGCGCGCACCGAAGATGCGTTCGGGGATCGCCGCTATACCGTCTTTACAATCCCTTTGTCCGCGGAACTCGATTATAGAAACTCGGATGTTGACGCGACGGACGGGGCTTATGGAAAGCTTGAGCTGACGCCCTTTGCCGCCCTGTCAGGCACCGATAGCGGGCTGCGCGCGCTCTTGGATCTCAGGGCTTATCGCAGCGTCGGCGAGCGGGTCACCTTCGCGGTGCGCGGCCAGGTTGGTGCTTTGGTCGGACCCGATCTTGAGCAGGCACCGGCAGATTACCTGTTCTTTTCAGGTGGCGGTGGCACCGTCCGGGGGCAGCCCTATCAGTCGCTGGGCATAACGTTGCCAAGCGGAGAAGATGTCGGTGGCCGCTCTTTCCTGGGCCTGTCGGGAGAGGTCAGAATACGCACTGGTGACCGGCTCAGCGTCGTCGGTTTCGTCGATGGCGGCTATATCGGGCGAGAAGCGTTCCCGGACGGCAGCAGCGGAGAATGGCACAGCGGCGCGGGCGTCGGAGTGCGCTATGACACCGGGGTGGGGCCCATCCGCTTTGACGTGGCCGCGCCGACCAGCGGGCCGGGTGAGAACAGCGGCGTGGAAATCTACATCGGGATAGGACAGGCCTTTTGATGACCGTCTTGCGCTTTTGGATCACTGCTATCGCGCTATGTTTCGGCGGTTTTCTAACCCCTGTCGCAGCGCAGGAGGATGATCGCGGCTTTATCGCAGGGCTGCTTGAAGACGCACTTGGCGGAGAGGGCCGAACGGTGCGGGTCGAGGGCTTCTCCGGTGCGCTCAGCGCCACGGCGCGCATTGATCGGGTCACGATTGCCGATCCAGATGGGATCTGGCTGACGCTTGAAGGCGCCCAGATGACCTGGAACCGCTCGGCCCTTTTGAGCGGGCGGATCGAGATTGAAACGCTCAGCGCGCAATCGATCACCTTGGCGCGGTTGCCGGCGGCCGGTCCGTCCGAAACCCCCTCGGCAGAGGCCACCGGTTTTTCGCTGCCCGAGCTTCCGGTATCCGTCAATATCGACCGCCTCGCTGCGGATCGTATCACCCTGGGCGCCCCGATACTGGGCCAGGAGGTGGCGTTTGATCTCGAAGCCTCTGCACGGCTGGAAGGGGGCGAAGGCGAAGCGCGGCTGCGGTCCGAACGGCTGGACGGACCCGAAGGGCTTTTTGAGATCGAGGCCGCGTTCGAGAATGCGACCGAGACGCTGGATCTTGCGATAAACCTGACCGAAGCACCGGACGGCATCGCGGCGCGGCTGATATCGATCCCGGGGCTGCCTTCCGTCGATCTGACAATCGAAGGGCAGGGGCCTTTGAACGATTTCGGCGCAGAGATCGACCTGGCCACCGACGATACGGAGCGTCTGAGCGGGACCGTCCGGCTCGAGGGCACCGATACAGGCGGGCGGCAGTTCGATGTCGACATCTCCGGGGATGTCACGGCGCTTTTCGCTCCCCAATACCGTCCCTTCTTTGGCCCGAACGTCGCGTTGGTTGCCCGCGGTGAACGCGCGGTGGACGGGGCGCTGGATCTTGGGGAATTCCGGCTGGTGACAGACGCGCTTCGTCTGCGCGGCGCGGTGGCTTTGAACGCCGAGGCATGGCCCGAGCGTATCGCAATATCCGGCAGCATGGCGCGCGAGGACGGCCAGGACGTGCTTTTGCCGATTTCAGGGCCCG encodes:
- a CDS encoding autotransporter assembly complex family protein: MRFYHRTPSRIAIAFACVLLSSVKSFAFETRLQAPGVPEDIVSALQSASLIQSLPEEERGAGQQVLAAARADYARLTAVLYDAGFFAPVISIQLDGREAAAIPVVRAPDRVARVVIAVEPGAAFRFGRADIAPLPSDAERVEAFASGETAKTSVIRSAVDQAVSDWRDDGYAKAEPGEQQITARHPEQRLDVAIRINPGPRLRFGSLILSGNSNVRPERIREITGLPEGQVFSPEELDRARNRLQRTGTFRIVSLTEAEQIDPPDRLPIELEVSDRLPRTFGFGAEISSLQGLTLSGYWLHRNLLGGAERLRFDAEVSGIGGDDGGVDYRLGARFDRPAERGPDTDFYAEAELESLDEVSFSSDKIGFELGFVNRKTLKRTYTYGLGLEHARTEDAFGDRRYTVFTIPLSAELDYRNSDVDATDGAYGKLELTPFAALSGTDSGLRALLDLRAYRSVGERVTFAVRGQVGALVGPDLEQAPADYLFFSGGGGTVRGQPYQSLGITLPSGEDVGGRSFLGLSGEVRIRTGDRLSVVGFVDGGYIGREAFPDGSSGEWHSGAGVGVRYDTGVGPIRFDVAAPTSGPGENSGVEIYIGIGQAF
- a CDS encoding rhodanese-like domain-containing protein, encoding MSTLLSRRKALAGLALLISGAGYAGASYLYPSRPSSIDVVTVDQVYSMAQRGEVLLVDIRRPDEWDRTGIAEGAHPLDMRRSDFVAALDSLTGADRARPIALICARGVRSARLSAALTDAGFTRIIDVPEGMLGSLAGPGWLKSELPTRRP
- a CDS encoding PHB depolymerase family esterase produces the protein MIRGLTGFLGLSIACLASGSVHAGCGPDPAPCPVTDGEYHIELPDAPGPHPVVMHLHGAGSNGANVMRNGDLVTSLTARGYAVIAPSARSRPGSRLRGVWNFYPGWEGRNDPRFLNTVIADAAPRFDLDPERVLLSGFSAGGFMVSYLACDTPQAFAAYAPVAGGFWRPHPQECSGPVKLFQTHGWRDMTVPLEGRPLGGGRFLQGDIFAGMEIWRIANDCPDMRPDAFAQTGIFMRRSWTDCDPQSALQFALFPGGHSVPDGWADMVLDWFEAEIAAD